The window GCAGCTCCGGATCCGAAACTTGCTCATAGCCCGACGGAGTGTTGATGTTGAAGTGCTGGAGTTCCCCGGCCTCTGGAAAGTCGGTGGCATCATCGAAGGTCTCCATGAGCGACTGAAACACCTTCTTCTTGAACATCATCTTTTGGCGAGGATTCATTTCCATCATTTGGGGCTTGATCATCTCGAGGAACTGCTCGTCAGTGTTAAGACTGGGGCTTTCCGTTTGAGAGCTGCGTTCGCAACGCTTCGTTAGGGTCTTGTAGGGCTGGACTGAAATGGGTGAGGATGTGGAATTGGCCGCGATCAACGGAGTCCCCACTGTTCCGGCCTGACCGCCAGTGGGAGTTCCAGTGGCGCTGCTAGGGGTTATGGGACTAAAGGTCACCATGGTTATATTTTCGGGCGACTTCCTGGTAACCGTGTTGCTGGTCGACGTATTACTGGGAGTGCTGGTGTTGGTTTTGGAGGCCATGGCCGACTTCTGTTGGACCGACATGGACGACTGGCCCGGAGACTTCGGGGTCGGGGACTCACGCTGGGCTATCAACTCCTTCATTCTTTGGATCATCGGCTGCAACGGCTTCTTGGGCCTGCCCACGCTCCGCTTTTGTTGGGCATTGGCCGCGTTTGCCTTGTCCATGGGCTCCGGCCGGGGGAATATGTCGTCCCGCGAGCTGGCGATCGTCTTCACCATCACCTGGCCCTGTTTGTTGGGCAGAGAGCTCCTAGGCACCTGCGACAACTTGACTGGGGACGTGGAACTCCTGGCTCGCTGGAAAGCGGCCATGCTCAGCGATTTGCGGCGCTGCAGGCGGGTGAGCCGCTGGCCCAGTTCCGACCTGTGGATCGGCATGTCCTTAATGCTCATCGAAGCCCGGAGAGGACGACGACCAGCCCGTCGACTGGGAGAAGGGATGGTCTCCAAATCGTCATCACTCTCGTCCAGGGGATCCCGCGAATCGCCCATCGCAATGGGTGCCCTTTTCTTACCTATGATGAGCAAGTGGGAGTCGTTGTTCTTCTTGATAAAAAATTCGGACTGGCTGCGCGGAGACTCGACTGAATCGCCTTCAGATGGCTTCTCCGAGGTTACAGTCTGTTGTTCCTGGAAAGATAGGGTCGATTCGAAACCAAATCCAGTCAACTCCTCCTCGGGATTCTCTTCCACATTcacttcagcttcggtttccGAATTAAGAGCTGTGTCAGATTCGGTGACGTTTACTGGTTTTTCCGAAACCTCTTCCCGGGAATGTTCTATCGCAGGTCCTGATCTGGTTTCCTGGTCCTCGCCAACGACTTTTTCGGTCAGAGGGATGTCCTTCTTGTGATCTTCACTTATCCCCGGAGTCTCAGGTGCCTTGTCGGCAGTTATGACACTCGCTTTTAGAGACTGATCTAGTGAGATGTCCCTGCTTGAGCTGTCCCGATTGCTGTCCTTGTCCCTATCCGACTCGCTGCGACTGTCGTCCTCAGCCAGATGCAGGTGGGGGTCCAGAAACTTCAGCTCCTCCGCAAGGGGATACGAGAGGCGTCGCTGTCCGTTCCGCTTCCGTTGGGCACTTAAGTTCACAAACCGTGTGTAGCTATTTCGCATCTGGCGCCACTGCCGCTTGCAATTATTAACTGCAAgagagataaaaaaaaaaaacagaagatgAGGCAGGTACTAAAGTGGGAGGGATGTGCAGGTACATGTAAAGCaacagctgctgctgcaaccACCCCCGGAGTGGGTTAAGTACGAGAAAGTACTCGAAATCACGGCCTCATTGGTCGGCTAATCATAAAAAAACTACAGGTAAACTCCAGGTTTCCCAGCTACCAAGAGATAATCAAATATACAAGCCAGCATTAAAGttacatattttgttgcatacttttaggatTGTGCaatgttaattttatttttttcttcttaagtaaaaaaaaagtaatttttaggttttataaaattataaaaaatgcaTTACTCTTagcattaattttttttgtgaaaatatgtaaacattttaaaagtcaaataaaTATACACAATACAATAAAATACGACAAAATAATACAACACATTAGTGgacatttataaatatattttatttttaaacgaaTAATTACTAGTATCATAATATTAATGAGTATTACTTCGTTATAGCTTAGTTTAGAgttttattttgtcttttttcctaaataaataaaaaaataaatttatatttaagtttaatacacaaaagtatgctatattttatgtttttatttgttaaatttgaatattaaaCAAATGAAAATACGTTGCTTTTAAGTTACTAAAAGTTAACTTAACTTTTACttaaaagtttagaaaataattcatcaattttgaataaatcaaGTTTAAATGCCCAACCATAAAATAAcattattgaattttgaataaaaaaccttaaaaaaatttgtcttAATGTATTATCTGCTACCAGCAATAAAATTGATAAATTGCTGggattttcacaaaaaaaatttaaaaaaaaaaaaaacacacacaccaaaGAAAATATTCGCACATTTTTGGTTAGACTTCGTATTGGCAATGTTGCCACCTTTCGAAAAGTAGTTTCTGGAATCTAGATGGCTTTTAACTTTCAATGGAACCCAATTATGCataaatatgaatttttagcaatataatttaattaaaacaaagctTCACCCTTAGATTTAAGATCATTGCAAGTACTGTTGTCAAAATGTTTGTCAATCAAAATATAATAcgacaaaaaaattgaattcttactgtattaaaaaaattaagctTTCGCAGTCGCAGAAGTCTTCTCACGAAATatccaaagaaaaaaaattaataataaaaagaatCTACTTTAAGTGAAAATGCAACAAATGTCCCATGAGGAAACCACCGGTACCCAGTCGACCACGTGCATGTAACTCACCAGAGTTATTGAAGCTAATAATATTGAAGATCAGATTTCGGCGAAAAGTTTAATACAAAAGCACACCAATTTTAAACTCGCGAGACTTCTGGAGGTTTTAATATTCTTTGACATTCGCAAAATCTTTTTGTTAAACTAGATAGATCCAACTTTCTACAAGATGTTATCGATAAATAGTGTTGTTAAAACACAGGGTTGTATTTGAACAGAAAGAAGTATTGCAAAGTactaaaatatatgtaaaCTTGTCATTTGATACCGTTTTTAAAGTAACGCATGCTgcgatacaaaaaaaatacttaaataatttaattttaatagaaaaaaatttttttactaatAATATATACAGGATGAATTTTCAAGGAAGGAATTTTTAGCAAACAGGGCAGCTTCAAGAagtatttgaattttattaagTTAACTACAGATATAAAAATTACGGAAACAATGTGTTAAGTTTTAAAAGCTTTGCTTCATATATATactacattttaaaaattatacatttaGTTTTTAGAGTATTgtattttttgaaggatgAATGTAAATTTTTACGTTCATATTTaacctttttattttaaagaagaaaataaaaaatttttttatacaacaaACTTTTCATCTATATTTatctataaaatttatttcagAGTAATAAAACTCATAGATCTAAATATTTCAGGAAATCAAtatattaaatcatttatattcacatattgtttaaaatttttttctattggtgatttgttttctttgaaggataattcaaaaattatgttaatatttaatgaaaagttATTTGCGCCCAAGTTCAATCAATGAGGTCATTATAATTATTCgttattttcaaattaatagaTGGCGACTTTAAACACTAGCCTTAGTTGCAAACACAGCCAAAGAAGAGGTGCTGCCAACCCGCATTGCGTTATCGATTACCGATAAATATCCCATGCAACACGACAACCTAAGTCGCTTTGCAACACTGTCCGCAGCCGTGCAACATCGTCTCCCTCGCACTCACACAACCAAACACCCAACTCACC of the Drosophila ananassae strain 14024-0371.13 chromosome 2R, ASM1763931v2, whole genome shotgun sequence genome contains:
- the LOC6507825 gene encoding uncharacterized protein LOC6507825 isoform X1; this encodes MSKGNADVLLLRAVAKQPALYDRTAENYRKRLPCENSWDIVASETGESVNNCKRQWRQMRNSYTRFVNLSAQRKRNGQRRLSYPLAEELKFLDPHLHLAEDDSRSESDRDKDSNRDSSSRDISLDQSLKASVITADKAPETPGISEDHKKDIPLTEKVVGEDQETRSGPAIEHSREEVSEKPVNVTESDTALNSETEAEVNVEENPEEELTGFGFESTLSFQEQQTVTSEKPSEGDSVESPRSQSEFFIKKNNDSHLLIIGKKRAPIAMGDSRDPLDESDDDLETIPSPSRRAGRRPLRASMSIKDMPIHRSELGQRLTRLQRRKSLSMAAFQRARSSTSPVKLSQVPRSSLPNKQGQVMVKTIASSRDDIFPRPEPMDKANAANAQQKRSVGRPKKPLQPMIQRMKELIAQRESPTPKSPGQSSMSVQQKSAMASKTNTSTPSNTSTSNTVTRKSPENITMVTFSPITPSSATGTPTGGQAGTVGTPLIAANSTSSPISVQPYKTLTKRCERSSQTESPSLNTDEQFLEMIKPQMMEMNPRQKMMFKKKVFQSLMETFDDATDFPEAGELQHFNINTPSGYEQVSDPELRLVRELVSLVSAAKVTPRQPSPREPSPSASITNGKPAAPDTTRQPRVVPRHMIQRVYKPGSAVEVTTPVMNGPGHEKKLFRILQMNGKPNGLVSASLEDLRAKDSAESGTSGSIKLVHPPVVSPRTSTIVAAVRPQGSSMNTLFGQHSAAAIKAAHPKLRMSRRYSVCGSGNPPPGPPIGPMPANAGALNSNLNPMEAAMLKRRLIAPTQGMVPPLQRPRYSTGGGGQLVASPNGNSLLVRKPVAGSVTGINKQLSPVGGSSVPTKTPQITNVQGSAFNDFVQPASKASTGPSASSSSGLGEASSAKAAIKRVVVGNKTVSAPTEQEPNSRQGRSDSTETAATIAADDFSLTSLKREPLDHMDDQDILGM
- the LOC6507825 gene encoding uncharacterized protein LOC6507825 isoform X2; this encodes MRNSYTRFVNLSAQRKRNGQRRLSYPLAEELKFLDPHLHLAEDDSRSESDRDKDSNRDSSSRDISLDQSLKASVITADKAPETPGISEDHKKDIPLTEKVVGEDQETRSGPAIEHSREEVSEKPVNVTESDTALNSETEAEVNVEENPEEELTGFGFESTLSFQEQQTVTSEKPSEGDSVESPRSQSEFFIKKNNDSHLLIIGKKRAPIAMGDSRDPLDESDDDLETIPSPSRRAGRRPLRASMSIKDMPIHRSELGQRLTRLQRRKSLSMAAFQRARSSTSPVKLSQVPRSSLPNKQGQVMVKTIASSRDDIFPRPEPMDKANAANAQQKRSVGRPKKPLQPMIQRMKELIAQRESPTPKSPGQSSMSVQQKSAMASKTNTSTPSNTSTSNTVTRKSPENITMVTFSPITPSSATGTPTGGQAGTVGTPLIAANSTSSPISVQPYKTLTKRCERSSQTESPSLNTDEQFLEMIKPQMMEMNPRQKMMFKKKVFQSLMETFDDATDFPEAGELQHFNINTPSGYEQVSDPELRLVRELVSLVSAAKVTPRQPSPREPSPSASITNGKPAAPDTTRQPRVVPRHMIQRVYKPGSAVEVTTPVMNGPGHEKKLFRILQMNGKPNGLVSASLEDLRAKDSAESGTSGSIKLVHPPVVSPRTSTIVAAVRPQGSSMNTLFGQHSAAAIKAAHPKLRMSRRYSVCGSGNPPPGPPIGPMPANAGALNSNLNPMEAAMLKRRLIAPTQGMVPPLQRPRYSTGGGGQLVASPNGNSLLVRKPVAGSVTGINKQLSPVGGSSVPTKTPQITNVQGSAFNDFVQPASKASTGPSASSSSGLGEASSAKAAIKRVVVGNKTVSAPTEQEPNSRQGRSDSTETAATIAADDFSLTSLKREPLDHMDDQDILGM